From the genome of Nicotiana sylvestris chromosome 2, ASM39365v2, whole genome shotgun sequence, one region includes:
- the LOC104221347 gene encoding uncharacterized protein gives MMSIVHRDIERVMAEVIGAAAKVKTIFVYPIKSCRGISVSQAPITSTGFRWDRQWLVVNSKGRACTQRVEPKLALVEVALPTEAFSEGWEPNNDSYLVIRAPGMSPLKIPLSNPSEVTDGVSVWEWSGSALDEGAEAAMWFSTHLGKPCRLVRFSEVKEMRVVDPKYAQGYKVMFSDGYPYLVLSQGSLNALNSLLKEPVPVNRFRPNVLVDGCEPFAEDLWKEIRISNLTFEGVKLCSRCKVPTINQETAVAGSEPTETLTKFRSDKALRPNKKQQGKVYFGQNMVCSDALSRGKGKIIKVGDPVYVLKVVPSSAEAPA, from the exons ATGATGAGCATAGTCCATAGAGATATAGAAAGAGTAATGGCAGAAGTCATAGGAGCAGCAGCTAAGGTTAAAACAATATTTGTGTATCCCATCAAATCATGCCGTGGAATTTCTGTTTCTCAAGCGCCTATCACTTCCACTG GATTTAGATGGGATCGACAATGGTTAGTGGTGAATTCCAAAGGCAGGGCCTGTACTCAAAGAGTTGAACCTAAGCTTGCTCTGGTTGAAGTGGCCTTGCCAACTGAAGCATTTTCTGAGGGCTGGGAACCAAATAACGACTCATATCTAG TTATCAGGGCTCCCGGCATGAGTCCACTGAAGATTCCACTAAGTAATCCATCTGAAGTAACGGATGGTGTCTCGGTCTGGGAGTGGTCTGGTTCTGCCTTGGACGAGGGAGCTGAGGCAGCAATGTGGTTTTCCACGCATCTTGGAAAACCATGTCGGCTGGTTCGCTTTAGTGAAG TGAAAGAAATGAGGGTTGTAGACCCTAAGTATGCTCAAGGGTACAAAGTTATGTTTTCTGATGGATATCCATACCTTGTGCTATCCCAG GGCTCATTGAATGCATTAAATTCTCTTCTCAAGGAGCCTGTTCCAGTTAATCGTTTTAGACCCAA TGTCCTTGTCGACGGATGTGAACCGTTTGCTGAGGATTTGTGGAAGGAGATCCGGATCAGTAACTTGACATTTGAAGGTGTCAAACTATGCTCTCGCTGTAAG GTACCTACTATAAATCAAGAAACAGCAGTAGCAGGCTCTGAGCCAACAGAAACTCTCACGAAGTTTCGATCTGATAAGGCCTTACGTCCGAATAAGAAACAACAGGGGAAG GTATATTTTGGACAGAACATGGTTTGTTCCGATGCTCTTAGCCGTGGAAAAGGAAAGATAATAAAGGTGGGAGATCCTGTGTATGTCCTTAAGGTTGTCCCTTCTAGCGCTGAGGCTCCAGCTTGA